From the Candidatus Binataceae bacterium genome, the window CCGCGCCACCGGCACTGCGCCGGGCGAGCCTCAACAGCACGGCGCTGCTCACGCGCAGCTATCGCACGCTACGCGATCCGGTCGCGCGCGGGCGCTATTGGCTGGAGCTGATGGGCGAGAAGTTGGCGGAGAACAACAAGCAGGTGCCGTTGGATTTGGCCGAACTGGTGTTCGAAGTACAGGAGCAGCTCGGTGAGCTGCGCGAGAAAACCAACGGTGTCGGCGCGCGAGTCGCCGTTTCGGTCAGGGAACGGCGCGCCGAACTGGGGGAATCGCTGCGAAGGGCGCGGGCGGAGCTGGAGCGCAACTTCGCGCGCTGGGATGGAGGAGAGGGAGAGCGGGGGGACTTGGTCCGGGAGCTTAAGGACATTCTGTCGAGGATCGCTTATCTGACAACACTTACCCGCGACGTCGACCGCGCGCTGGAAAGCGCCGCGCCGGCCGCCCACTGAGTCACCCCAACAGAGCACCCGATATGCCGCCGTCGGCGGCGGCACAAAGCGCACAGAGCGGAACAATGTCCCGCATTTTCGGTATCGACCTCGGAACCACCAACAGCCTCATCGCGGTTATGGAGGCTGAGCGCCCGCGGATTATCGCCGACCCGCAATCGGGCAACCCGCTGCTCCCGTCGGTGGTCGCGCTGGCCCCCACGGGCGAGGTCTTCGTGGGCGAACGCGCGATCGAGATGGAGGCGCACCTCGGCGAAGAGCGCGATGGCCGGATCCACGCCGTCGGCTTCGGCGCCGGCGGAGCCGGCGCGGTGATCCGTTCGGTCAAGCGCTACATGGGGCTGGGCGGCGACGAGGTGGCCGCCGAGGACCGCCATCGCTACAGCTTCGCCGACTTCTCCGGACCTGTGGTGCGCTTCCGCGTCGGCGCGCGCACCTTCACGCCCTCGCAGATTTCGGCGGAGATCCTGCGCGCGCTCAAGGCGCGCGCCGAGGCCGCGCTCGGCGAGACGGTCGAGCGCGTCGTGATCACGGTCCCCGCCTACTTTAACGACGGCCAGCGCCAGGCCACCAAGGACGCCGGGCGGCTCGCCGGACTGGAGGTCGTGCGCCTGGTCAACGAACCCACCGCCGCCTCGCTGGCCTACGGGCTCCAGGCGAAGGCCGAGGGCAAGGTCGCGGTTTACGACCTCGGCGGCGGCACTTTCGACATTTCGATTCTCAACATCAAGGGCGGCATCTTCGAAGTGCTCGCGACCAATGGCGACACCCATCTGGGCGGCGACGACTTCGACCGCATCCTGCTGGAGCTGCTGCTCGAAGAGCTGCCGGCCGAGATGCGGACCGACCGCCACGTGTGGAACAGTGCGCGGCTCGCAGCCGAGGCGGCCAAGCGCCGGCTAAGCGACGAGCAGCGCATCGAGATCATGCTGCGACTGCCCGGTCGTGAAATCCGCAAATCGCTGAGCCGTGCCGAATTCGAGCGGATGGCGACGGGTCTGGTGGAGCGCACGCTTGAGCGCTGCCGGATGGCGCTCGACGACGCCAAGCTGCGGCCCGCTGAGATCGACGCCGTGGTGCTGGTCGGCGGCGCGACGCGCGCGCCGATGGTGCGCCGGCAAGTGGCGGAGCTGTTCGGGTGCGAGCCGCTGTGCTCGCTTGACCCCGAACTGGTGGTGGCGATGGGCGCGGCGGTGCAGGCGGGCGTGCTGATGGGCGCGCGCGGCGACATGCTGCTGCTCGACGTGGTGCCGCTCTCGCTGGGGATCGAGACGATGGGGGGCGTAATGGAGCGGCTCATCCATCGCAACACCACCATCCCGACCAGCGTCACCGAAATGTTCACCACCGCGGTGGACGATCAGACACACGTCGATATCCACGTGCTCCAGGGCGAGCGCGAGCTGGCGCAGGACTGCCGTTCGCTGGCGCGCTTCAAGCTCGGCCCGATCGCACCGCAGCCAGCCGGTGTCCCGCGCATCGAGGTCAGCTTCCTCATCGACGCTAACGGGATCCTCAACGTCACCGCGCGCGACCAGCGCACTGGGCGCGAGCACTCGGTTGACGTAAAGCCGAGCTACGGGCTGACCGACGAGGAGATCGAGCGGATGCTCGAGGAGTCCATCGACCTTGGAGAGCAGGACTTGGAGCGCCGGATGCTGATCGCGGCGCGCAACGATGCCCGTCAGTTGCTGACCGCGCTGCGCAAGCAGCTCAGCGAGTACGGCTTTCTGATCGAGGCCCAGGAGCGGGCGAGCGTGGAGGAGACGGCGGTTCGGCTGGAGGCGGCCGTAGATGGCACGGATCGTGCTTTACTGGTTGGCCTGGTTGACGAGCTCAACCGGCTGACGACGCCGTTTGCCGAGCGAATCATGGATCATGCGATCCGTGAAGCGCTCGAGAAGAAATCGGTGGAGGAGGTGTCTTAGCCTCGCAAAGCGCGGATTTGCGGGCTTTTGACGCATTTTGCGAAGGGGAGGGAGCGCATGGGGCTCAAGTGGGATCAGGCCGAGGACATCGCTGAAGTCCTGAGCGAAAACCATCCGGGGATTAACCCACTTCAGGTCCGTTTTACGGATTTGCGACAGTGGGTTGTAGATTTGGATGAATTTGACGACGACCCGGGCGCTTCGAATGAGGCCAAACTGGAGGCGATCCAAATGGCCTGGAACGAAATTTACGAGGAAAACAACGAAGACGAATAGCTGCTGTAACGAATCCGCTGAATAAGGCGTCATACCATGGCGTCTGCTGAAAAGGAGGGAAGCGGGGTGGGAGCGCAAGATCTGGTGCGACAGGAAGAAAACATCAAAATGCAGGAAAAGGAAACCCTCGACGAGAAGCTGCCCGGGCTGTTCGAGCCCGACACCCTCTTGCCGATCCAGTACTTCGAGGCGATGCGCCGCAAGCATCTGCTCGAGGGCGAGAAGCGCCTGGTGCTGAGTGTCCTCGAGGATGCGATTGAGTGCTTCATGAAGTGCATCGACTCGTCCACCAACAAGGGCCAGCGCCTGTTCCGCGACGCCGAGGAGTGGATCAACCTCGAAGACAAGAAGTGGGTCTTCTCCTTCGACAACGTCTGCGAGATGCTCGATATCAATCCTGAGTACATGCGCCGCGGCTTACGCCAGTGGAAGGAGCGCAGGCTCGTGGCCATCGAGCGCGCGCGCATCGCGCGCGCCGAGGCGGCCGCCGCCGCTGCGCTCGCCGAGCAGGCGACGCCAGAGCCCGCACCGGTGATGGCACCCAAGCCTGTCGCCGCCGCTGCCAAGCCGGTGGTGGGCCGCCCGGTGCAGCGCAAGCGCGAGACGCCGGCCGCGGGACGCCGGGCCAGGCTGCGTAAGGCGCGCGCCTAGGGGGAGCGCTTTCGGCGCCCAGGCGCCGACGGTCCTGACGCGCTCCGCCCACGCGCCCAAAGGGTGGAGCGCGCGTCGCCCGCTTTCCTTCAATAGCGCCCAGAGCCGGCGCGCGCGAGTGGCTATCGCAGCCGCTCGCGCGCCCGCGTCGTATTCCGGCGCTTTGGCATTCTTCATTAGTGTGCCATAGCTCGAAAGCCAGCCCTTGTCCGACGCGCGGAGCAGCGCACGTTGGATTCCGCCCAGGAGGGAACCGATGGCTGTCTCGACGAAGACCGTAACCGTCACCACCGCCGACGGCGGCAAGTTCGCAGCTTACCTGGCTTTGCCGGAAAGCGGCGGCGGGCCGGGGCTGGTCCTGCTCCAGGAAATTCTGGGCGTCAACCGCCATATCCGCGAGCTCGCCTGTCGCTACGCCGAGGAGGGCTACGTCACGATCGCGCCGGACCTGTTCTGGCGGATCGAGCCCGGCGTCGATCTGGGCTATACGGAGGCCGAGCTCAAGCGCGCCTTCGATCTCTACGCGCGTTTCGACGCCGATCAGGCGGTGAAGGACATCGCTGACACGCTCGCCGCGCTGCGCTCGCTGTCCGAGTGCAACGGCAAGGCGGCGGTACTGGGCTTTTGCCTGGGTGGCATGCTCGCCTATCTAACGGCGGCGCGATGCAACGTCGAGGCGGCGGTGAGCTACTACGGCGTGGGAATCGAAAAACGTCTGGGCGAGGCGCGCGCCGTGCGCTGCCCGCTAGTGATGCATTTCGGCGAGGCCGACGAGTACGTGCCGGCCGCCGCGCGCGCGGCGGTCGCCGAGGCATTTTCCGAGCGCGACGAAACCGAGATCTACACCTACACGGGTGCCGGCCACGGCTTCAACAATCCGGTGCGCCCCAACTACGACCGCTTCGCCGCCTCGCTCGCGCATTCGCGCACGCTGGGAGTGCTGCGGCGCGCGATCGGCCCGCGCTTCGATTTGAGCGCGCTGTGGGAGCGGCATGCGGATCTGGAATTCAAGTACCGCGATGCCGACGCGACGATGGCGACGATGGTGGAGCGGCCGTACGTGAATCACGTGCCGACGATGACCGGCGGCATTGGCCGCCAGGAACTCCATCGCTTCTACAAGCACCACTTCATTTCCAGGCTTCCCAAGGACACCAGGATTGTTCCGATCTCGCGCACCGTGGGTCCCGATCGGCTGGTGGACGAGATCCTGCTGTGCTTCACCCACGACACCGAGGTCGATTTTCTCCTCCCCGGTGTCGCGCCCACCGGCAAGTACGTCGAGATCCCGACCGTCGCGATCGTGCAGTTTCGCGGCGACAAGCTCGTTCACGAGCATATCCACTGGGACCAGGCGACCGCGCTGGTCCAACTCGGCCTCCTCGATCCCAAAGGGCTGCCCGTCGCCGGTCACGAGACGGTTGAAAAACTGTGTGACGAAAGCCACCCTTCGAACACTCTGATGGAGCGCTGGAAGGAGAGCGAGGGAAAAGGCTGATACTTCAAGGCTCGTCGCGCGTTGTAACCGCGAAGTTTTCCCTGCGTCTTTGAAAAGTGGAGAGACCCCTATGGACGCAGGAAACGTTGGGCGAAACTTCGCGGACGGGCATTCGGTCGAGGCGAAGAGGCCGAGGATGCGATGGTACGGCGCGGCAGTCCTGGCCTTGGCGACCGCGCTTTCGCTCGCCGGGTGCTACGGGCCGCCGCTGAGCGCGCGCGAGAAGGGTACGCTTATCGGCGGCGCAGCCGGGTTGGGCGGCGGCGCACTGGTCGGCTCTGCGATGGGCGCGCCAGCCGAAGGGGCGGTCGTCGGCGGATTGCTCGGTGCGGGCAGCGGCTATCTGATCGGCAATCAGATGGAGATGCGCAACCGCGGCTACTGGGGCGGCGGTGGATGGGGCGGCGGTGGATGGGGCCGCTGGGATGACGACGACGACTGAGCACCGCGGCGCACGCTTATCGCGGCCGCGCGGGCGGCGATGAATCGCTAGCCCGAGTGGGGCGCGCCGTCGCCGTCGCGATGGTTGGCGCGGCGCGCCGCGCGCAGCGCAAGCCGCATCATTGCCGGGATAAAATCCGGCCGCGGCAGGCGTGGATCGAACGCCGCCATCCAGCGCTCGTTCTCGGCCAGACACACCTCGGCAAATCGCGCGAAGCTCAGATCGCTGCCGCAAATCCGTGCCGGCGCCTGGATCACGAAGTCGTCGGCCTTGTCCTGCACGCCGCCCGCCACCATCCGGATCGCCGTATGCATACGGCCCAACGCCTGTATCGCTACCGCCGCCGCCCGGCGCATCATGAACCACGGCCGCACGTAGGCGGGCAGTCTGCGCCCGGTGTAGGCGGCCCAGTTGTGGAAAAAGAAGATGTGGCGCGCCTCCTCGGCGATCAGGCCCTCGAAGATCTCGATCAGCGAAGGCGGAAAGAAACGCGCGTCGGCGGCGAGCTTGAACAGACCGAAGGCGAAGAAGATGTCGAACACTTCACCATAGCCCATCCGCATGAAGCCCCATTCAGGATCACGCGGCGCGTACGGCGCCGGCTCGGGCACCTCGATTCCGTAATGCTCCATCAGGCACTCGAAGAGCGCGGCATGGCGCTCCTCCTCGTAGGCCTGGATCGCGATCGCCTCGCGGACTGTGGCGTCGCGCTCGGCCTCGACCATCAGACGGATGCGCCGGGTGGCGATGCGCTCGGTGGTGAGCGCCTCGTTCCAGAACGGCATCGCGCGCACCCGCGCGAGGTCGTCGGCTTCGAGTTCCGGCCATCGCACGTCGCGCGCCTCATAGCTTCGAAAGGTGTCGACGAACTGCTGACACATCAGATCCCGATGTTCGCTGCTGCCCAAACGCAGGTCTGCCATACGGATTCAAGCTTCGGTTTCTGAACATGAATGACGACTTTTTCAGATTAGCCGTGGCCGCCGTTTCAATGAAGCGTTTTTTTAGCCGCAATTCATTCGGTTACTGCTTGCAGGCAGCAAGGGGCTTTGTAGCTTGCACAGATCGATTCGAATAGCCGCAATTTCGCGCAGATTTGAACACCGTGGCCCATCGCCGCGCGTGCAAGCGGCGCGCCTGTTGCCGCCGATACGTCGCGGCCTACAATGGCTCGATCGATGATCCGCCGGAGGAACGACGATGCCGCGCAGGCTGAAAAAGACGGTCAACGAACTGGTGGCCGAAGCTGAAACGGAAATTCAGACAATCGACGCGCAGCAGGCGCTCAAGCTCAGGGACAATCCCAATGTAGTGCTGGTGGACCTTCGCGACATCCGTGAGTTGCAGCGCGACGGCCGCGTGCCCGGCGCCTTCCACGCGCCGCGCGGGATGCTGGAGTTCTGGGTTGATCCGGAGAGCCCCTACTACAAGGAAATCTTCGGTTCGGGCAAGCGTTTCATCTTTTTCTGCGCGGGCGGACTCCGCTCGGCGTTGGCGACGCAGACGGTGCAGCGGATGGGCCTGGAGCCGGTCTGCCACATCCGCGGCGGCTTTCGCGCATGGAAGGATGCCGGCGGTCCGGTCGAGATGCCCGAGAAAAAGCCGGCGTGATCGGGGGCGGCGCGGACGCCGGCGCTCGCCGTTAATCTACGGATTTTGGTCGAGCTGGCGGCGCAGCAACTCGATCATCCGCTGCGCGATGACTTTGGGTGGATCGCCGCCTGGACGATACCAGACGTGTGACCAGTTAAGCCCGCCGAACAGCAGCAGACGCAAATAGCGGCGGTCGGCGCCGGCGGGTAGCGGCAGCGCCTCGATGAGAGCGCGGAAACGCGACTCGTAACGATCGCGCAGGGCGAGCAGGCGATCGGCCACGGCCGGCGCCTCCTGCGGCAGCACGCGAATCATCACCTGCGTGTAATCGCTGAGTTCGAGCAGCGCCTCCAAGTGTGCGGCGCATCCGGCCTCCAACCGCGTCCACGGATCGCTGGCGCTCACGACCGCGGCCTCGACCCGCGCCGCTATATGACGCAGCCCCTGCTCGTACACCGCCAGGAGCATCTCGTCCTTCGACGGAAAGTGGTAATAGATCGAGCCCGACAGCATCCGCACCTCGCGCGCAATGTCGCGCATTGAGGTCGCGTGATAGCCGCGCTCGCGGAAGAGCCGCGCTGCCGCGTCGAGCAGCTGCTGGCGGCGATTGTCCTGGCGAGGTGCGCGCTGGGCGGCGTTGGGGGAACTGGGAGCGGCCATCGGTCCTGGGGACAAACTTACCCGATGCCCGCGCCCTTTCCCATAGCCGCGCTCAGGCTGAAGCGGCCGCGGCGGCCTGGCCGTAGGTGCGGCCGTCGGCATTGGGGTCGAATCCCAGCGAGGCAAGGTGCGATTTGATGCGTTCGCTTAACAGACCGACCTTGGCCATGTTGCCGACGACTTGCTGATGCATCTCGCGGCGGAAGAGCTGGCGGAATAAGGCCTGCTCCGTGCCCTTGGCCGCCTCGACTCGGTAACGCTTGATCCCCTCGATCTCGGAGGGGCTGAACCCCACCTTCTCGTAGACCTCGGTGGGGAACTGGCCGGTGAGCACGAGCTTGAGCGCTTCCTTGGAGAAGTCCTCGACCTCGTTGCGCTCGGCCTCGGTGAGCTGAGCGATCTGCTCGGGCAGGCTGAGCACGCCGAAGCCCATGTGGCGCGACTCGTCGGACAGGATGCGGCGGCAGACCTCGCGCAGCAGCGGGTCCTGCGAGCTCTCAGCGAGCATGCGGAAGAGCGAAACGGCGAGCGTCTCGGCGACGAGCTGGAGGCCAATGGTCTTGATGTACCACTTGCCACATCCGATGAGCTGGTCGAAGAGCTCCTTGAGATTGGCGGTCATCGGATAGATGCGGTCGCCGAGCTTCTCCTTGAGGTAGCGCGAGAGGACCTCGCTGTGGCGCGCCTCGTCAACCACCTGGGTGGCCATGAAAAATTTCGAGTCGGTCGTCGGCACCATCTGCACGAGCTGGCTGCACGCGAGCGCCGCGCCGGCTTCGCCGTGCAGCAGCTGCGAGAGCCGCCACGCGGAGAATTCGATGTTGAGTTCGTTGCGCCGGCGCACATCGAGCTTGTCCCAGTAGGAGCTGCCGTAGGCATCAATCAGGCCATCGTGGAAGACGCCGCGCTCGAGATCGACCTGCATGTCCCACGGGATGTCGCGGGAGACGTTCCACTGGTCGCGCTTGGCGTTCTCATACAGCCTGCGCATGTCAGGCGCGTGAACGTCGTAGTCGCGCTCGTAGACGGTTTCGGTGAGGCTCGTGATGGTGTGGCGGGTGGGGCTATACATCTCGGCCATCGTCTCGCTCCTTCCGGATACGGGTGCGCGGCGGCATTCCGATCCTTAAAACAAACGCTCGCTTGCTTTTATAAGATCCGTTGCCCGCGAGTGTCAAGAGTCGAAATACAAGTTTCGCGTCCTCCGAGGCAAACACCCCGCGTTTGCTACCAAATAAAGTTCCGCGAGCGCTAACCGCGCGTCGCAAACGCGGCGCTCGCCTTCCACTTGGGCGGGACGCCGGCCCCACGGAGAGCGAATGCCATTCGGCTAGCGGCCGGTGAATTTCGCCTCGCGCCTTTCGAGAAAAGCGCCCAGCCCCTCTTTGCGATCCTCGGTCGCATAGAGCAGCGCCATCGCCTGTCGCTCGGCCTCGATTCCGGTCTTGAGGCTGCCGTTCTGCGCGATATCGACCAGCAGCTTGGCGCAACGCAGGCTGGTCGGCGGCTGCTTGAGCAGCCGGCGCGCCCACTGGGTTGCGACCTCCAGCGCCTGTCCCGCCGGCGCAACCTCGTTGACCAGGCCGTAGCGTAGCGCCTGTTCGGCCGTCAGCGGATCGCCGGTGTAGATCATCTGCTTGGCGATGGCCGCCGGCAGCATCCGCGGCAGCCGCTGGGTGCCGCCCGCGCCCGGTAGGAGCCCGATCTTGATCTCGGGCACGCCGATCGTCGCGTCTTCGGCTATCACGCGCAGGTCGCAGCACAGCGAGATCTCGCATCCGCCGCCGTAGGCGATGCCGTTGATCGCGGCGATGGTGGTGCGGTCGAGGTCCTCGATCGCATTAAAGGTGGTCTGCACGCCCTCGATGAAGCTCATGAAGTCCACCGGGCCGGCGATCTTGGACATCGCGGCGATATCGGCGCCAGCG encodes:
- a CDS encoding dienelactone hydrolase family protein produces the protein MAVSTKTVTVTTADGGKFAAYLALPESGGGPGLVLLQEILGVNRHIRELACRYAEEGYVTIAPDLFWRIEPGVDLGYTEAELKRAFDLYARFDADQAVKDIADTLAALRSLSECNGKAAVLGFCLGGMLAYLTAARCNVEAAVSYYGVGIEKRLGEARAVRCPLVMHFGEADEYVPAAARAAVAEAFSERDETEIYTYTGAGHGFNNPVRPNYDRFAASLAHSRTLGVLRRAIGPRFDLSALWERHADLEFKYRDADATMATMVERPYVNHVPTMTGGIGRQELHRFYKHHFISRLPKDTRIVPISRTVGPDRLVDEILLCFTHDTEVDFLLPGVAPTGKYVEIPTVAIVQFRGDKLVHEHIHWDQATALVQLGLLDPKGLPVAGHETVEKLCDESHPSNTLMERWKESEGKG
- the iscX gene encoding Fe-S cluster assembly protein IscX, with the translated sequence MGLKWDQAEDIAEVLSENHPGINPLQVRFTDLRQWVVDLDEFDDDPGASNEAKLEAIQMAWNEIYEENNEDE
- a CDS encoding glycine zipper domain-containing protein, which translates into the protein MRWYGAAVLALATALSLAGCYGPPLSAREKGTLIGGAAGLGGGALVGSAMGAPAEGAVVGGLLGAGSGYLIGNQMEMRNRGYWGGGGWGGGGWGRWDDDDD
- a CDS encoding TetR/AcrR family transcriptional regulator; translated protein: MAAPSSPNAAQRAPRQDNRRQQLLDAAARLFRERGYHATSMRDIAREVRMLSGSIYYHFPSKDEMLLAVYEQGLRHIAARVEAAVVSASDPWTRLEAGCAAHLEALLELSDYTQVMIRVLPQEAPAVADRLLALRDRYESRFRALIEALPLPAGADRRYLRLLLFGGLNWSHVWYRPGGDPPKVIAQRMIELLRRQLDQNP
- a CDS encoding rhodanese-like domain-containing protein produces the protein MPRRLKKTVNELVAEAETEIQTIDAQQALKLRDNPNVVLVDLRDIRELQRDGRVPGAFHAPRGMLEFWVDPESPYYKEIFGSGKRFIFFCAGGLRSALATQTVQRMGLEPVCHIRGGFRAWKDAGGPVEMPEKKPA
- the hscA gene encoding Fe-S protein assembly chaperone HscA encodes the protein MPPSAAAQSAQSGTMSRIFGIDLGTTNSLIAVMEAERPRIIADPQSGNPLLPSVVALAPTGEVFVGERAIEMEAHLGEERDGRIHAVGFGAGGAGAVIRSVKRYMGLGGDEVAAEDRHRYSFADFSGPVVRFRVGARTFTPSQISAEILRALKARAEAALGETVERVVITVPAYFNDGQRQATKDAGRLAGLEVVRLVNEPTAASLAYGLQAKAEGKVAVYDLGGGTFDISILNIKGGIFEVLATNGDTHLGGDDFDRILLELLLEELPAEMRTDRHVWNSARLAAEAAKRRLSDEQRIEIMLRLPGREIRKSLSRAEFERMATGLVERTLERCRMALDDAKLRPAEIDAVVLVGGATRAPMVRRQVAELFGCEPLCSLDPELVVAMGAAVQAGVLMGARGDMLLLDVVPLSLGIETMGGVMERLIHRNTTIPTSVTEMFTTAVDDQTHVDIHVLQGERELAQDCRSLARFKLGPIAPQPAGVPRIEVSFLIDANGILNVTARDQRTGREHSVDVKPSYGLTDEEIERMLEESIDLGEQDLERRMLIAARNDARQLLTALRKQLSEYGFLIEAQERASVEETAVRLEAAVDGTDRALLVGLVDELNRLTTPFAERIMDHAIREALEKKSVEEVS
- a CDS encoding ferritin-like domain-containing protein → MAEMYSPTRHTITSLTETVYERDYDVHAPDMRRLYENAKRDQWNVSRDIPWDMQVDLERGVFHDGLIDAYGSSYWDKLDVRRRNELNIEFSAWRLSQLLHGEAGAALACSQLVQMVPTTDSKFFMATQVVDEARHSEVLSRYLKEKLGDRIYPMTANLKELFDQLIGCGKWYIKTIGLQLVAETLAVSLFRMLAESSQDPLLREVCRRILSDESRHMGFGVLSLPEQIAQLTEAERNEVEDFSKEALKLVLTGQFPTEVYEKVGFSPSEIEGIKRYRVEAAKGTEQALFRQLFRREMHQQVVGNMAKVGLLSERIKSHLASLGFDPNADGRTYGQAAAAASA
- a CDS encoding enoyl-CoA hydratase/isomerase family protein, which translates into the protein MYETLQYECADGIATVRLNRPNKLNAISPEMIADLRKLVAAVRADAAVRIVIFTGNGRAFCAGADIAAMSKIAGPVDFMSFIEGVQTTFNAIEDLDRTTIAAINGIAYGGGCEISLCCDLRVIAEDATIGVPEIKIGLLPGAGGTQRLPRMLPAAIAKQMIYTGDPLTAEQALRYGLVNEVAPAGQALEVATQWARRLLKQPPTSLRCAKLLVDIAQNGSLKTGIEAERQAMALLYATEDRKEGLGAFLERREAKFTGR